A part of Clarias gariepinus isolate MV-2021 ecotype Netherlands chromosome 14, CGAR_prim_01v2, whole genome shotgun sequence genomic DNA contains:
- the LOC128540935 gene encoding carbohydrate sulfotransferase 3-like, whose amino-acid sequence MKKYIFSLLFIVAVVIVEKENNIFSKVLDKLSPKSTPQSPLQIKGRYLASPELEVNLKVKLPLKNVRQPSEVRKHVLIFATTRSGSSFVGEIFNQHGNEMFYLFEPLWNVQQRLESEGIDFVPEEVLTKAYRDALHQLFLCNFSMLDSFEAPQKGLVKMTLFRPESSQSLCSYPACTPFVTETDGSYECHNQSCGPLDIRIASQVCLQKKYHAIKSVRIERLETLRSLTEDPRLDLKVIHLVRDPRAILASRMMTFAQDDEEWRKMTEDGDITEDDNKIGGLRDQCESIRMAAEVGLKRPPWLNGRYMLVRFEDIALFPMRKAAEMYQFTGIPFTDQVKEWLLQNTQTPDNEDDMYSTKRNSSQQAEKWRFNLPLKYVKIVQKVCGPTMKLLGYRFIESKEMLIDKSVSLIEDRVF is encoded by the coding sequence GGTCTTGGACAAGCTCTCTCCGAAGTCAACACCTCAGAGTCCACTCCAGATCAAAGGTCGATATTTGGCATCTCCCGAACTGGAGGTCAATTTGAAAGTAAAATTACCTTTGAAGAACGTCAGACAGCCCAGTGAAGTTAGGAAGCACGTTCTTATATTTGCAACAACACGTTCTGGCTCTTCATTTGTGGGCGAGATTTTTAACCAGCATGGCAACGAAATGTTCTACCTGTTTGAACCTCTTTGGAACGTGCAGCAAAGGCTGGAAAGTGAAGGAATCGATTTTGTTCCAGAAGAGGTTTTGACAAAGGCTTATCGAGACGCTCTCCATCAGCTTTTCTTATGCAACTTTTCCATGCTGGACAGCTTCGAGGCTCCACAAAAGGGCCTTGTAAAGATGACATTATTTCGGCCTGAATCCAGCCAGTCACTGTGCAGCTATCCCGCCTGCACCCCATTTGTGACTGAAACTGACGGGTCCTACGAATGTCATAACCAGAGCTGCGGTCCACTGGACATCAGGATAGCATCCCAAGTCTGCCTGCAGAAAAAGTATCATGCCATAAAGTCTGTACGAATAGAGCGACTAGAGACACTGCGATCTTTAACAGAAGATCCACGATTAGATTTGAAGGTTATCCATCTGGTCCGCGATCCCAGAGCCATATTAGCATCCCGCATGATGACTTTCGCACAAGACGATGAGGAGTGGCGGAAGATGACAGAGGACGGGGACATTACTGAGGATGACAACAAAATAGGCGGCCTCAGAGATCAATGTGAGTCCATCCGGATGGCTGCTGAAGTGGGTCTCAAACGGCCCCCGTGGTTGAATGGGCGATACATGCTAGTGCGTTTTGAGGACATCGCCTTGTTTCCTATGCGCAAAGCAGCTGAGATGTATCAGTTTACCGGCATCCCGTTCACTGACCAAGTGAAGGAGTGGCTCTTGCAGAATACTCAAACACCTGATAATGAAGATGATATgtactccaccaaaagaaactCATCACAGCAGGCTGAGAAATGGAGGTTCAATTTACCACTTAAATATGTGAAGATAGTTCAGAAAGTTTGCGGCCCCACCATGAAATTGCTTGGATACAGGTTCATAGAAAGCAAAGAGATGCTGATTGACAAATCAGTCAGCTTGATAGAAGACAGAGTTTTCTAA